Below is a genomic region from Anolis carolinensis isolate JA03-04 unplaced genomic scaffold, rAnoCar3.1.pri scaffold_59, whole genome shotgun sequence.
CTATGTTtatgcctggccatctgtcgggagggatcggattgtgcctccTGACTTGAAATGAATAGGGTGgttaaatctctctctctctctatgtctgTCTGGCCCTCTGTGGGGAGGGATCGTGTTGTGCCTTGCGCACAGGATGTCTCTCTCTATGTGTGGGTCCCTCACCGGCACCCGCACGCGTCGGCCACCATGTCGGGGAACTGCTTGAGGACGACGTTGTGTGGGTCCCCGCCCTGGAAGTAGAGGAGGCTGATGGGGGTGAGGCTGGTGGGGACGCAGCAGGGGGCGGTCGGGGGGGGCCGGGCGTGGGGCCGGTGGAGGGCGCGGGCGATGGAGCGCAGCACCGCGTGGTTGGAGGGGCGCAGGCCCGAGCCCAGCGGGAAGGGGCAGCCCCCCCGGCACTGGAAGGCCCCCACCCCCCGCGGGGAGATCACCCACCCGCCCCAGCCCAGATCCTCCACGTCCAGCACCAGCGCCTCGCgccggcacccccccccccagcaccgcctcatcctcctcctcctcctccgcagcCCAGGCAGAGCGGGACCCCCGCCCACGGGGAACGGGCACCACGGGCAACACCGCccctgcaagagagagagagagatgtccaTCATAGGCAAAGAAGGATGGAAATCATATGCAATAGGTCCAGGCACTctggacatgctcagaggcaccccTGGAACGGGAGAGCCAAAGAGCCATGCAGTACGTAAATAGAGACATGCcatgtgcaaataataataataataataataataataataataataatacatatgtaAATGGGGTCATgcaatatgtaaataataatattaataataatacacatgtaAATGGGGTCATGCAATAGGTCAAGGCACTctggacatgctcagaggcaccccTGGAACGGGAGAGCCAAAGAGCCATGCAGTACGTAAATAGAGACATGCcatgtgcaaataataataataataataataataataataataataataataatacatatgtaAATGGAGTCATgcaatatgtaaataataatattaataataatacacatgtaAATGGGGTCATGCAATAGGTCAAGGCACTctggacatgctcagaggcaccccTGGAACGGGAGAGCCAAAGAGCCATGCAGTACGTAAATAGAGACATGCcatatgcaaataataataataataataataataataatacatacatacatacatatgtaaatAGAGTCATgcaatatgtaaataataataataataataataataatacatatgtaAATGGGGTCATGCAATAGGTCAAGGCACTctggacatgctcagaggcaccccTGGAACGGGAGAGCCAAAGAGCCATGCAGTACGTAAATAGAGACATGCcatatgcaaataataataataataataataataataataataataatacatatgtaAATAGAGTCATgcaatatgtaaataataatattaataataatacacatgtaAATGGGGTCATGCAATAGGTCAAGGCACTctggacatgctcagaggcaccccTGGAACGGGAGAGCCAAAGAGCCATGCAGTACGTAAATAGAGACATGCcatgtgcaaataataataataataataataataataataataatacatacatacatatgtaaatAGAGTCATgcaatatgtaaataataataataataataataatacatatgtaAATGGGGTCATGCAATAGGTCAAGGCACTctggacatgctcagaggcaccccTGGAACGGGAGAGCCAAAGAGCCATGCAGTACGTAAATAGAGACATGCcatatgcaaataataataataataataataataataataataataataataataataataacacatatgTAAATGGGGTCATGCAATAGGTCAAGGCACTctggacatgctcagaggcaccccTGGAACGGGAGAGCCAAAGAGCCATGCAGTACGTAAATAGAGACATGCcatatgcaaataataataataataataataataataataataataataataataacacatatgTAAATGGGGTCATgcaatatgtaaataataataataataataataataataataataataataataatacatatgtaAATAGTCATgcaatatgtaaataataataatagtaaatacatatgtaaatatgtagtaatgcaatatgtaaataatagtaataataataataataatacatatgtaAATAGAGTCATGCAATAGGTCAAGGCACTctggacatgctcagaggcaccccTGGAACAGGATAGCCAAAGATAGAGCCATGTAAATAGAGTCAAGCCCTATGGAAATATGGAAATAGCCAAAGATAGAGCCATGCAGTACGCAAATAGAGACATGCcatatgcaaataataataataataataataataataataataataataataataatacatatgtaAATGGGGTCATGCAATAAGtcaaggcactctgcacatgctcagaggcaccccTGGAACGGGATAGCCAAAGGTAGAGCCATGTAAATAGAGTCAAGCCCTATGGaaatatggaaataataataataataataataataataataataataataataatacatatgtaAATAGTCATGCAATatgtaaataatagtaatagtaaataCATATGTAAATGCACTCTGGACATGCTCTGAATCCTACAAGATGtaaatgcactctgcacatgctcagaggcaccctGGAATAGGATAGCCAAAGAGTATGTAAATAGAGACATGCCATATGTAAAGATGTAAATAGTCATGCAATACATAGTCATGccatatgtaaataataataataataatagtaataataataataataataaatgcatatgTAAATAGAGCCATGCAATatgtaagtaataataatagtagtaaatacatatataaatagtCATGcagtatgtaaataataataataatagtaaatacatATGTAAACAGTCATGcagtatgtaaataataataataataataataataataataataataataataatagtagtagtaaataCATATGTAAATAGTCATGCAATATGTAAAGGCACTctggacatgctcagaggcacggctggaatagaatagaatagccaAAGAGCCACGCAATATGTAAATCCGTATTTGCAATATGTAAATGCACAATGTAGATATGTAAATAGAGTCATGCAATATGCATATAGAGTTATGAAATATGTAAATAGAGTCATGCAATACGTAAATGCACTCTGCACACACTCAGAGGCACTGCTGGGATAGAATAGCCAAAGAGCCGTGCAATacgtaaataatagtaataataataataataataataataataataataataataaaaaatgcgtGTATAAATAGAGTGATGCAATAAGGAAATGCACTCTGGCCATGCTCAGAGGTTGTACGGCTTGAGGCCTCACTCACCGCTGGGGTCTGTGTTGGGGAGCGGGGCGGTGGGGCTGTCGTCCTGGGCGAAGAGGACCAGCATGGGCTTGCGGCCGGGGTGGTGGTCCCGCCCGGAGGCAAAGCGGACCCCCGGGGTGGGGTCGGCGTCCAGCGACCCCCCCTCGATGGCCACCGCCAGGCCCATGTCCACCTCCTCCGACGTCCAGTCCCGCACCTGCCGGGCAAAGGAAACCACGTCAAAAGATCAGAAAGTCTCTTTCTATAGAGAATGAGGAGATCGAGGCAGCGAGCCCGGCTGCGAGATCGGTCATTGGCTCACCGCTTGAGTGACAGAGAAGACCTCCCATCCGGAGCCCAGCAGGGAGAGGAGGCGGGAGCAGAGCAGCTTCTTCCTTGACCGGCCCTCCACCTGGTACACGCTCacctgaaataaataataataataataatagtaataataataataataataataaaaaaaaattgagcataagaatataatactataataatataataatacaatataataagatacgcatataattattataatataatgttaatatGATAATACTGTAAtgctacaatataataataaaataatggaattataatattataataataataatatgataataatactataataatacaatagaataataagataataatataattattataatataataaaataattatgataataataatgataagaatAGCCGTGTCGGTGCCCACTGACCTGTTGGACGTGGTGCCTGCGTGGGTGAGGCCCGTCCAGCGGCCGGAGCTTGAAGAGGTGGAGCTCGGCGGTCAAGACCCGCTCCTTCCTGGCCTGGCCGGACAGGACAAACAAGAGCTGACCCCCCGGGACACTGCCATGCCCTGCAAAGggaataatcatcataataataattaataataatataaagataatataaaaatataatgctaataataatgtaAACATTCCCTTCCAGCCGTGCCTCTGAGCACGTGCAGAGTGCGTTGACCCATtccgtattattgttattatattacaatCATTTATCTCCCTCCCAACCATGCCTCTGAGCACGTGCAGAGTGCGTTGACCCattccatatttttattattattattattgcatttatctccCTCCCAGCCATGCCTCTGAGCACGTGCAGAGTGCGTTGACCCATtccgtattattgttattatattacaaACATTTATATCTCTCCCAACCATGCCTCTGAGCACGTGCAGAGTGCGTTGATCCATTccatatttttcttattattattattattgcatttatctccctcccagcagtgcctctgagcatgtgcagagtgtgttgacccattccatgttgttgttattattattattattattattattattattgcatttatctccctcccagcagtgcctctgagcatgtgcagagtgtgttgacccattccatgttgttgttattattattattattattattattattattattgcatttatctccctcccagcagtgcctctgagcatgtccagAGTGTGTTGACCCAttccatgttgttgttattattattattattattattattattattattgcatttatctccctcccagcagtgcctctgagcatgtccagAGTGTGTTGACCcattccatgttgttgttgttattattattattattattattattgcatttatctccctcccagcagtgcctctgagcatgtgcagagtgtgttgacccattccatgttgttgttgttattattattattattattattattacatttatctccctcccagcagtgcctctgagcatgtccagAGTGTGTTGACCcattccatgttgttgttgttattattattattattattattattattgcatttatctccctcccagcagtgcctctgagcatgtccagagtgcatcaaatcaaagccctccccacaaatggccacccagcccctgcttaaggataataataataataataatggggttcCATCCTTTTCCTGCAGTAAGGGCACCCTCCGATCCCTCCTGAGAGAGGTCCATGCAGcccttacataataataataataataataataataataataataataataatgataataataataataataataataataataataataataataataagggcacCCTCtgatccctcctggcagatgtccaggcaataataataataataacaacggtGGGGTGGACTCACTCTTTATGCAGCCCtgacataatcatcatcatcataataataataataacaacaacaacaacaacaacaacaacaacaacaacaacaacaacggtggGGTGGACTCACTCTTTATGCAGccctgacataataataataataacaacaacaacaacaacaacaacaacaacaacaacaacaacggtggGGTGGACTCACTCTTTATGCAGccctgacataataataataataataataataataataataataataacaacaacaacaacggtggGGTGGACTCACTCTTTATGCAGCCctgacatcataataataataataataataataataataataataataataataataataataataacggtgGGGTGGACTCTATGCAGCCctgacatcataataataataataataataataataataataataataataataataataacaacaacaacaacaacaacggtggGGTGGACTCAATCTATGCAGccctgacataataataataataataattataataataataataaatgtttgctgtgtcataaaataataataataataataataataataataataataataataaataataataataataataacaacaacaacggtgGGGTGGACTCACTCTTTATGCAGccctgacataataataataataataataataataataataaatgtttgctgtgtcataaaataataataataataataataataataataataataataataaataataataataatagggactcACTCTTGTGCAGGAAGCTCCGGACGGTGTTTCCTAGTGGGAGGCTTGCGTGTCCCTTGGGGGTCCCATCGTCCCCGGCCACCGCCCGGTAGAGGTCCAGCATGAACTCGGGGGGCTCCGGACGGGGCCCGAGGGCCGATTCGGACATCACCCCGGCACTGGTCagcgagaggaggaggaggaggacgaggaggaccaTGGCCATGGCCAGAGGCAGGGAGAGAGAGGGGATGGAGGGCCAGGGCCAGGGTCCGGCCTATAAAGGGGTCTGTctccgtgcccccccccccacaaatggGTCTCCCGGTGGGGGGCTCACCAGGCCATTAGCCGGACAAGGGAAGGGATTATcaccgggaaggaaggaaggaccaccaccaccacaggcCCCATCACCAGGGCCCAACATCCCCTAGAAGCCAATGCTcagttgttgttgtggttattattattattattattattattattattattattattattttattatgacacagcaaacaagatagtttgtagtgcggttttcttgtactgattctgctctagtttgtagtgcggttttcttgtactgattctgctctagtttgtagtgcggttttcttgtactgattctgctctagtttgtagtgcggttttcttgtactgattctgctctagtttgtagtgcggttttcttgtactgattctgctctagtttgtagtgcggttttcttgtactggttctgctctagtttgtagtgcggttttcttgtactgattctgctctagtttgtagtgcggttttcttgtaccgattctgctctagtttgtagtgcggttttcttgtaccggttctgctctagtttgtagtgcggttttcttgtactgattctgctctagtttgtagtgcggttttcttgtactgattctgctctagtttgtagtgcggttttctggtaccgattctgctctagtttgtagtgcggttttcttgtactgattctgctctagtttgtagtgcggttttcttgtactgattctgctctagtttgtagtgcggttttctaaTATTAgtaagattatttttatttattattattattttgtatttattataattatttattattattctgagtGGTGTCCTTATTAGAGctgtctgctctagtttgtagtcaaacacttcccaagtgtctaggactgtgtgatgtattattattattattattattattattattattattattattattattttattatgacacagccaacaagatagatatgctggatttcgtatcacaacatcacaagtcgaacactttccaggtgtctaggactgtgggatgtattattattattattattattattattattattatattgcatgacacagcacatacatacataccggggtgtgcatgtgtgtatgtatatgtgtgtgtataaatatatatacatacacacatatatatacataccagggtgtgtatgtgtgtatgtatatgtgtgtgtgaatataaatatatacacatacacacacacatatatgcacacatacatacatacatacataccatgatgtgcatgtgtgtatgtatatgtgtgtgtgtgtataaatatatacacacacacatatatacatacatacatactggggtgtgtatgtatatgtgtgtgtataaatatatatacatacacacacacacatatatatacatacatacatacatacatatgtgtgtatgtatatgtgtgtgtataaatatatatacatacacacatatatatacatacatacataccacggtgtttgtttttgtgtatatatatgtgtgtgtgtgtgtgtgtgtgtatatatatatatatcttttttacATAACAAGACAATGTAAAATGCAGTTtactatatactgtgtgtgttatatataaatattttctgccaacctagcagttcaaaaatatgcaagtagatcaataggtactgctccgggtgCTCCATGAGCTCCAACCCTCAGGGTTcagttgtagtaataataataataataataataataataataataataatctaatattACTAGCAGTTGGctgcaggtattattattattattattattattattattattattattattattaccttgtgATGCTAAGCAGGCTCAGCCCCGGCTGGGATTCGGATGGGAGTCCGGCCAAGAATGCATAGTAAACAATAGGGAAAGTTtgggaggaaggcaggaaggaagtgaCAGCTCCTGCTGTGACTGACAGGCAGACAGACAAAGCCCGGGACGACTTCCTCTCCCATCAATCATGCTGGGAACGGGAATCCGCATCCAGGGCCGGAGCAGGGGTCACTCCAGGTCACGGGACCAGGTCACCcaagaaatattatattatattatattatattatattatattatattatattataatactgaACCACCATAAGCTCCCACCAAGTCCTTTCCTTTGGAGGATTGTTATATCCCGCCcgcgtgggcgaaacgtcaggagagaatgctacaagGACACGGCCacacggcccggaaaactcagagcaacccagggATACATATAGTATTATTTAGATATTATTAcagttcttatattattattattattattattattattattattattattattattattgcactgtcAATGAGGTTGGCAGGGATTggagaatatataataataataataataataataataataataataataataatgactgcaCTGTCAATGAGATTGGCAGGGATTGGAgaaaactattattatatttttattattatatcatgacTCTGCACTGTCAGTGAGGTTGGCAGGGATTGgagaaaattatattattattattattattattattattattattattattattattattattattacactgccaaTGACGTTGGCAGGGATaggagaaaattattattattattattattattattattattattattattattattattatgactgcaCTGTCAATGAGGTTGGCAGGGATTGgagaaaattatattattattattattattattattattattattatgactgcaCTGTCAATGAGATTGGCAGGGATTGGAGaaaatcattattatattattattatttttattgttgtgacTTTACTATCAATGAGATTGGAGaacattattacaatattattattatattatattatgagtctgcactgtccGAGATTGGCAGGGATaggagaaaattattattattattattattattattattattattattattattattattgttattgcactgTCAATGAGATTGGCAGGGATtggagaaaattattattattattatattattatattatgactgTACTATCAATGAGATTGGCAGGGATTGgagaaaattatattattattattattattattacactgccaaTGATGTTGGCAGGGATAGgagaaaaatatattatattattattattattattattattattattattattattattattattattattattatgactgcaCTGTCAATGTCGTTGGCAGGGATAggagaaaaatatattattattattattattattattattattattattattattattattattattattggtctgtACTTTCAATTACATTGGCAGGGATTTGAAaaaaagtattatattataattatattataatttttattattattatgacattgcacTGTCAATGAGATTGGCAGGGATAggcgaaaataataataattattattaataataataataataataatataagtttCTATCCCTGCCAATCTCATTGACAGTGcaatgtcataatataataatataataataataattttctccaATCCCTGCCAAGTTAATTGATAGTGcagtcataacaataataataataataatataattttctcCAATCCCTGCCAATCTTATTGACAGTGCAGGGATTGcagagttattatattattattataagtatattattattagtaggagaaaataatactagtaataataataataatgttttcacTTTTAATTGCATTGGCAGGGATTGGAGcgttattacattataataataagtatattattattggtaggagaaaataataataatgttttcacTTTTAATTGCATTGGCAGGGATTGCAgagttattatattgtaataataagtatattattattggtaggagaaaataataataatgttttcacTTTTAATTGCATTGGCAGGGATTGCAgagttattatattgtaataataagtatattattattggtaggagaaaataataataatgttttcacTTTTAATTCCCTTGGCAAGGATTGcagagttatattattattattggtatgagaagataataataataataataataataataataataataataataataatatgttttcacTTTTAATTGCATTGGCAGGGATTGcagagttattatattattattataagtatattattattggtacaagaaaataataataataataataataataataataatgttttctcTTTTAATTGCATTGGCAGGGATTGcagagttattatattattattataagtatattattattggtacaagaaaataataataataataataataataataataataataataataataataataataataataatgttttctcTTTTAATTGCATTGGCAGGGATTGgagcattattatattataatattgtattatattattagtattatttaggAAGTCTGCCCTGCCAATGACACGGGCTCATTTCCAGGCACAAATCCAGGCTTTGTCGGCTAATTGCTTCCAATAACGATTAGTATTTAGGAAGGAAAAGGTGTGAGACGGaggtgaaagaaaaggaaattatCTCCCAATGGGGTGCAATCCACAAACACAGGGACCGGCTTCCGTATCCGCTCCGGGTTGCAGTCCGAACATTTAACAAACTCATCTTTGCCTTTATAGAgtttaatacaatttaatataatacaatttaatatatcACCGCcacacaaatacaaaaaaatatatatataaaaatccaaTGACGTTTGGAGACGGGAACCTTCGTCCATAAGGAAAGCCATTGCCGCCGATGGAAGGAAAAATTaatcactgtaataataataaaattaataataataattttatcctgTATGATGGTTCAGGTGTTTGGTGTTAATGAATCAGTTTGGTGTTAATGAATCCCGCTTCCTTCTCTCCGTTCAGTCCAATGTCCCTGAAACCaagcaaaatatattattatattattatcatctaaaaattacatcctgtataatacactattataaattattataaccaGGGAAaactatattattacattattatcatctaaaaatatatcctatataatataatacattattataatttctTATAACCAGGGAAaaatatactattatattattatcatctaaaaattacatgctatataatattataatattattatattataaccaggcaaaatattatattattataataacctaaaaattacatcctatataatataatattatgttataatttattataaccaggggaaaatatattattacattattatcatctaaaaattacatcctatataatattataatattattatattataaccaggcaaaatattatattattataataacctaaaaattacatcctatataatataatattatgttataatttattataaccaggggaaaatatattattacattattatcatctaaaaattacatcctatataatattataatattattatattataaccaggcaaaatattatattattataataacctaaaaattacatcctatataatataatattatgttataatttattataaccaggggaaaatatattattacattattatcatctaaaaattacatcctatataatataatacattataataatttattataaccaggggaaaatattacattattatcatctaaaaatacatcctatataatat
It encodes:
- the LOC134295016 gene encoding bone morphogenetic protein 4-like, coding for MSESALGPRPEPPEFMLDLYRAVAGDDGTPKGHASLPLGNTVRSFLHKRHGSVPGGQLLFVLSGQARKERVLTAELHLFKLRPLDGPHPRRHHVQQVSVYQVEGRSRKKLLCSRLLSLLGSGWEVFSVTQAVRDWTSEEVDMGLAVAIEGGSLDADPTPGVRFASGRDHHPGRKPMLVLFAQDDSPTAPLPNTDPSGAVLPVVPVPRGRGSRSAWAAEEEEED